The Solibacillus sp. FSL R7-0668 genome includes the window GATGAATAATGCAGTTAAAAATCCTAAATATACAAAAATCATGGAGCCATACAAACAAGAACGTGTTGTATTTATCATTGACGAATGCCACCGTAGTCAATTTGGTGATATGCGAAAAGAAATCGATCGACATTTTCAAAATGCACAGTACTTCGGATTTACAGGTACGCCACGCTTTATCGAGAACAAGAGCCAAGATGGACGTACAACAGCCGATTTATTCGAGAAGTGCCTACATCATTACCTCATTAAAGATGCAATTCGCGACGGGAACGTTTTAGGTTTTTCAGTGGAGTACATTCGTACATTTAACGCCCATATTGATGAAGCCGATAACACAAAAGTACAGGCAATTGATACAGATGAAGTATGGCATGATGAACGACGTTTAAATCTAGTAGCTGATCATATTATTGATAATCATCAGCGACGTGCTAAGAGTAAAGGTTATTGTGCCATGTTCGCAGTAGACTCCATTCCAACATTAATAAAGTATTACGATATTTTCAAATCGAAAAATCACGATTTAAAAATTGCTGGTATTTTTTCATATGGGCAAAATGAAGAAAGTGATGGAACAGGTGAACATTCCCGTGAAGCATTAGACCGTATGATTGCAGATTATAACAAAATATACGATACTGACTTTTCAACTGAAACATGGGATCGCTATTTTTCTGATGTATCGAAAAAAGTAAAAAATGCACAAGTAGATATCCTACTTGTCGTAAAAATGTTCCTAACTGGATTTGATAGTAAGCCACTTAATACGTTGTATGTAGATAAAAATATGGTGTACCATGACCTACTTCAAGCCTATAGCCGTACAAATCGTGTAGAGAAATCGACCAAGCCATATGGTAATATCGTTTGTTATAGAAATTTAAAAGAGAAAACCGATGATGCAATTAAACTATTCTCTAGAACAGATAATGTTGATACCGTTTTAATGGGTAGCTACGCTGAATACTTAAAAGCATTTAAAGAAGCTGTGAAGAATTTACGTGAGATTGCAGTCATTCCAGAGGAAGTAGATGAACTCGAGCGCGAAGAAGAAAAGCGCCAATTTATTGTTGCATTTAAAAATGTGACTAAATTACTTCAACGTCTACAGTCATTTTCTGATTTTGAATTTGATGAAACAGAACTAACGATTTCACAGCAAACGTATGAAGACTTTAAGAGTAAATACTTTAAGGTATATGAAGATTTTAAACGTAGCGAAGTACCAAAAGAATCAATTTTACATGACATAGATTTTGAGTTAGAGCTGATGCATACAGATAAAATAAATGTCAGCTACATTTTGAATTTGATTGCAAACCTGAACACAGAAAATGAAAAAGAACGTGACAAAGAGATTCGTTTCATCAAACAAGAATTAGATCACGCCTCTGATCCGAAGTTACGTTTGAAAATTGAACTAATTAAAGGTTTCTTAGATAAGGTAGCTCCAACATTAGCACCTAATGAATCAGTTATGGATGCTTATAATCGTTATGAAGAAACAATGAGTGAACAAGAACTCTCATCATTTGCAAAAGAAGTAGACATTGAAGATAATGTGTTGCGTGAACAAGTATCAACATATGAGTATTCCAGCATAATTGAAAAAAATGCAATTATGGATTCTTTATCGGGATCATTCTTAAAGAAAAACAAAACAATTAAAGCTATTACATCATTTATCCGTGACTTTACTGAAAAGTACGGTTCCTAAAACAACAAGATTAAAGAGCGCAACCACGCGCTCTTTTTTGTTATTTTAAAAAATATCACAAAAAAATAAAATTTAGTGTTGATATTTTTTAAAATATCATTTATTATTTATTTATCAGCAATGATATATTAAAAAATATCAAGGAGGTGTACGATGAAGCTTTATGAGATTGCCGAATTTACACAAGGTGCATTTGCAAACCGTTTAGAAACTTTATCAACAGATATTGAAACAACAAAAGTTAAGCCTCTTTCATTAAAAGAGTTTAACGAAACACTTGGTTTAGCTTATCGAATTTCAAATGAAAAAGATGTAAAAATTACTGTACCGAAAGAAAAATTAGTCCCACAACTGTTAACTGATACGGATAGTCTTGTTTTACACACTCATACGCAAAAAATTGCGTTGTTACCTGAGAAATATAGTGGTTTATTGTTAACTAATAACTTTATCAAAATTCAATTATCCTGTGTTGTAGACAAAGCCTTTTTTGAGTGGTACTTTAATGAACACCCTGCCATTCAAAAACAATTAGCCTTTTTAAGTGAAGGGACAGTTAGTTCATTATTGAAACTGTCACATTTGAAAGATTTAGAAATTGAATTACCGCCTATCCAACAGCAAATTACAATTGGAAAAATTGCTCAGTTAAAAAAGAAAAAAGAATCATTAATGACTGAGAAAAATGAATTACAGCAACTGTATATTCAACAAATGCTAATTCATAGTATGGAAAATAACTAATACACTCCTGGAGGAATTAATAATGACGACAAGCGAAAAACAACGCCAGCAACAAGCTGAACTGCATAAAAAATTATGGGCAATGGCAAATGACTTACGAGGTCAAATGGATGCCAACGAATTTAAAGATTATATTCTAGGATTAATTTTCTATCGTTACCTTTCAGAAAAAGTAGAAGCACGCGCTAACGTGTTACTAAAAGAAGATAATATTTCATTTGCATATGCATGGGAAAACGACGAATATCGTGAAGACTTAGCAGAATATCTAATCGATGAATTGGGTTATATCGTAGAGCCACAATTTCTATTCTCTCACTTCCTTGAAGAAATCGAAAAAGGGACAAACGGTAACTTTGACGTAGAAATGCTTCAAAATGGTGTCAAAGCCATTGAATCTTCTACTTTAGGAACAGATAGCCAAGACGATTTCCAAAACCTATTTGATGATATGGACTTAACTTCCTCACGTTTAGGACGTACAGTAAAGGATCGTACGAGCTTAATTAGTAAAGTTATTGTCAATATTGCAGACATTCCATTTTTACAAGACGATGTCGAAATTGATATTTTAGGCGATGCCTACGAATACATGATTTCTCAATTCGCAGCAAACGCTGGGAAGAAAGCTGGAGAATTCTATACACCACAACAAGTCTCAAAAATTTTAGCCAAAATCGTCACTGCTGGAAAGTCAGAAATTCGTGATGTATATGATGGTGCTTGTGGTTCAGGTTCATTACTATTACGTGTAGGGAAAGAAGCGAAAGTACACAAATATTATGGGCAAGAAAAAGTATCAACAACATACAACTTAGCACGTATGAACATGTTGCTACATGATGTTCCTTACCAACGCTTTGATATTCGTAATGCTGATACATTAGAAGAGCCACAGCATATCGACCAACGTTTTGAAGCAATTGTTGCCAATCCTCCGTACTCTGCTAAATGGAGCGCAGATGATAAGTTCATGGATGATGAGCGCTTTAGTGCCTATGCAAAACTAGCACCAAAATCTAAGGCAGACTTCGCCTTTATTCAACACTTTATTCATCAATTAGATGATAACGGGACAATGGCTGTCGTACTACCACATGGTGTTCTATTCCGTGGTGCAGCAGAAGCATCAATTCGTAAGTATCTAATCGAAGAAAAAAACTACTTAGATGCGGTAATCGGATTACCAGCAAATATTTTCTACGGTACAAGTATTCCAACATGTATCCTTGTATTCAAAAAATGTCGTAAAGATGATGATAAGGTGTTATTCATTGATGCATCGAATGAATTTGAAAAAGGTAAAAATCAAAACCTTTTATCTGATGAACACGTTGAAAAAATTATTGCAACTTTCCTAAGTCGTGAAACAATCGATAAGTATTCATACGCAGCTACATTAGCTCAAATCAAAGAAAACGACTACAACTTAAACATCCCTCGCT containing:
- a CDS encoding type I restriction-modification system subunit M, which encodes MTTSEKQRQQQAELHKKLWAMANDLRGQMDANEFKDYILGLIFYRYLSEKVEARANVLLKEDNISFAYAWENDEYREDLAEYLIDELGYIVEPQFLFSHFLEEIEKGTNGNFDVEMLQNGVKAIESSTLGTDSQDDFQNLFDDMDLTSSRLGRTVKDRTSLISKVIVNIADIPFLQDDVEIDILGDAYEYMISQFAANAGKKAGEFYTPQQVSKILAKIVTAGKSEIRDVYDGACGSGSLLLRVGKEAKVHKYYGQEKVSTTYNLARMNMLLHDVPYQRFDIRNADTLEEPQHIDQRFEAIVANPPYSAKWSADDKFMDDERFSAYAKLAPKSKADFAFIQHFIHQLDDNGTMAVVLPHGVLFRGAAEASIRKYLIEEKNYLDAVIGLPANIFYGTSIPTCILVFKKCRKDDDKVLFIDASNEFEKGKNQNLLSDEHVEKIIATFLSRETIDKYSYAATLAQIKENDYNLNIPRYVDTFEEEEPIDLQVVAQRLKEIDKEIAEVDRELEKYFKELGV
- a CDS encoding restriction endonuclease subunit S encodes the protein MKLYEIAEFTQGAFANRLETLSTDIETTKVKPLSLKEFNETLGLAYRISNEKDVKITVPKEKLVPQLLTDTDSLVLHTHTQKIALLPEKYSGLLLTNNFIKIQLSCVVDKAFFEWYFNEHPAIQKQLAFLSEGTVSSLLKLSHLKDLEIELPPIQQQITIGKIAQLKKKKESLMTEKNELQQLYIQQMLIHSMENN